The Ascaphus truei isolate aAscTru1 chromosome 3, aAscTru1.hap1, whole genome shotgun sequence genome includes a region encoding these proteins:
- the SKA3 gene encoding spindle and kinetochore-associated protein 3 isoform X2: MGAPDHAALKLILQLLVKACGSSAFLLLSMAVSVTGNFFSRLRSLAVTLEKETQQLEQVFSNEESDLDYEDESPMRVLHDLRSEIKSLKGDIETTVDIFFTKGQEIAAFLKVCKVLQQRTASDVQQVKDAFQKYGYKPLDIGNSESENDDQSPHKSDPEDIPPLPALEKPSTSWDLLHPPQLSDFGLSHYQFPSAWGSLANKVPTKTSLEENATNVLKAPTDILPFNVAKTPKCDLRLEDDFPQIENFGVSDYSTNLNDDYTMALINKKMQKKGNVPENAAKEIHSEEICPSRDLKNILATPAHGSRRADTARVNSPLPPVFCTPGLKVHKKESALFVETLPSKEPPVTDHVATPTVPNFETNWPKSNAAAKPMNVTETMLRLDVSHKLYFEDPAPLVLSADKYSEDPAQISSPPKTREYYIATPPRPEMTISLTEDIFKNHMNPSSPPKMSEYKKLFWTPPRPEMTSCITEDVSQTFSQYCDNKTKPSDMVWGHQKSISSGFGKVNTEHNDKENRLF, from the exons ATGGGAGCCCCAGATCATGCTGCCCTCAAATTAATACTGCAG ctcctAGTGAAAGCTTGTGGTTCTTCTGCGTTTCTGTTATTAAGCATGGCGGTGTCAGTGACTGGAAATTTCTTCAGTAGATTAAGGTCTCTGGCCGTCACCTTGGAGAAGGAGACACAGCAGCTTGAACAAGTGTTCAGTAACGAGGAGAGTG ATCTGGACTATGAGGACGAGTCTCCGATGCGAGTCTTGCACGATCTTCGTTCTGAAATAAAGTCTTTGAAG ggcGATATCGAAACCACTGTTGACATTTTTTTTACGAAAGGTCAAGAAATTGCTGCTTTTCTGAAGGTTTGCAAAGTGTTGCAGCAGAGAACAGCTTCAGATGTTCAACAAGTGAAAGATGCTTTTCAGAAATATGGATATAAACCTCTTGACATTGGCAATTCag AAAGTGAGAACGATGACCAGAGCCCTCATAAGTCTGACCCAGAAGACATACCACCTCTGCCtgcattggagaagccgtcaaCCTCTTGGGATCTGTTGCACCCCCCACAGCTCTCTGACTTTGGTCTGTCTCACTACCAGTTCCCTTCAGCGTGGGGGTCACTGGCTAATAAAGTACCCACAAAAACCTCACTGGAGGAGAATGCCACGAACGTGTTAAAGGCTCCCACCGATATCCTTCCATTCAATGTGGCCAAGACCCCAAAGTGTGACCTGAGGCTGGAAGACGACTTTCCGCAGATAGAGAACTTTGGCGTTAGTGACTATAGTACGAATCTGAATGATGATTATACAATGGCGCTAATCAACAAGAAAATGCAGAAGAAGGGAAA TGTGCCTGAAAATGCTGCTAAAGAAATACATTCTGAAGAAATATGTCCATCAAGAGACTTGAAAAACATACTAGCTACACCAGCACACGGGTCTCGGAGAGCTG ACACGGCCCGTGTAAACTCTCCGCTCCCGCCAGTGTTCTGCACCCCGGGTTTGAAGGTTCACAAGAAAGAGAGTGCTCTGTTTGTGGAAACCCTACCGAGTAAAGAGCCGCCTGTGACGGATCACGTTGCTACTCCAACCGTACCCAACTTTGAAACAAACTGGCCAAAGAGTAATGCTGCg GCAAAGCCAATGAACGTCACAGAAACAATGTTGAGACTGGATGTTTCGCACAAGCTGTACTTTGAGGACCCTGCTCCACTCGTTTTAAGCGCTGATAAATATTCTGAAGATCCAGCACAAATCTCCTCTCCCCCCAAGACGAGGGAATACTATATTGCAACTCCTCCGCGGCCGGAAATGACCATTTCTTTAACAGAAGACATTTTTAAG AATCATATGAATCCATCCTCTCCCCCTAAGATGTCCGAATATAAAAAGCTGTTTTGGACGCCGCCACGCCCTGAAATGACATCCTGCATAACAGAGGATGTTTCACAG ACATTCTCTCAGTATTGTGACAATAAAACAAAGCCATCAGACATGGTGTGGGGACACCAAAAAAGCATCTCTTCCGGGTTTGGAAAGGTGAACACAGAGCATAATGACAAAGAAAACAG
- the SKA3 gene encoding spindle and kinetochore-associated protein 3 isoform X1, translating into MGAPDHAALKLILQLLVKACGSSAFLLLSMAVSVTGNFFSRLRSLAVTLEKETQQLEQVFSNEESDLDYEDESPMRVLHDLRSEIKSLKGDIETTVDIFFTKGQEIAAFLKVCKVLQQRTASDVQQVKDAFQKYGYKPLDIGNSAESENDDQSPHKSDPEDIPPLPALEKPSTSWDLLHPPQLSDFGLSHYQFPSAWGSLANKVPTKTSLEENATNVLKAPTDILPFNVAKTPKCDLRLEDDFPQIENFGVSDYSTNLNDDYTMALINKKMQKKGNVPENAAKEIHSEEICPSRDLKNILATPAHGSRRADTARVNSPLPPVFCTPGLKVHKKESALFVETLPSKEPPVTDHVATPTVPNFETNWPKSNAAAKPMNVTETMLRLDVSHKLYFEDPAPLVLSADKYSEDPAQISSPPKTREYYIATPPRPEMTISLTEDIFKNHMNPSSPPKMSEYKKLFWTPPRPEMTSCITEDVSQTFSQYCDNKTKPSDMVWGHQKSISSGFGKVNTEHNDKENRLF; encoded by the exons ATGGGAGCCCCAGATCATGCTGCCCTCAAATTAATACTGCAG ctcctAGTGAAAGCTTGTGGTTCTTCTGCGTTTCTGTTATTAAGCATGGCGGTGTCAGTGACTGGAAATTTCTTCAGTAGATTAAGGTCTCTGGCCGTCACCTTGGAGAAGGAGACACAGCAGCTTGAACAAGTGTTCAGTAACGAGGAGAGTG ATCTGGACTATGAGGACGAGTCTCCGATGCGAGTCTTGCACGATCTTCGTTCTGAAATAAAGTCTTTGAAG ggcGATATCGAAACCACTGTTGACATTTTTTTTACGAAAGGTCAAGAAATTGCTGCTTTTCTGAAGGTTTGCAAAGTGTTGCAGCAGAGAACAGCTTCAGATGTTCAACAAGTGAAAGATGCTTTTCAGAAATATGGATATAAACCTCTTGACATTGGCAATTCag CAGAAAGTGAGAACGATGACCAGAGCCCTCATAAGTCTGACCCAGAAGACATACCACCTCTGCCtgcattggagaagccgtcaaCCTCTTGGGATCTGTTGCACCCCCCACAGCTCTCTGACTTTGGTCTGTCTCACTACCAGTTCCCTTCAGCGTGGGGGTCACTGGCTAATAAAGTACCCACAAAAACCTCACTGGAGGAGAATGCCACGAACGTGTTAAAGGCTCCCACCGATATCCTTCCATTCAATGTGGCCAAGACCCCAAAGTGTGACCTGAGGCTGGAAGACGACTTTCCGCAGATAGAGAACTTTGGCGTTAGTGACTATAGTACGAATCTGAATGATGATTATACAATGGCGCTAATCAACAAGAAAATGCAGAAGAAGGGAAA TGTGCCTGAAAATGCTGCTAAAGAAATACATTCTGAAGAAATATGTCCATCAAGAGACTTGAAAAACATACTAGCTACACCAGCACACGGGTCTCGGAGAGCTG ACACGGCCCGTGTAAACTCTCCGCTCCCGCCAGTGTTCTGCACCCCGGGTTTGAAGGTTCACAAGAAAGAGAGTGCTCTGTTTGTGGAAACCCTACCGAGTAAAGAGCCGCCTGTGACGGATCACGTTGCTACTCCAACCGTACCCAACTTTGAAACAAACTGGCCAAAGAGTAATGCTGCg GCAAAGCCAATGAACGTCACAGAAACAATGTTGAGACTGGATGTTTCGCACAAGCTGTACTTTGAGGACCCTGCTCCACTCGTTTTAAGCGCTGATAAATATTCTGAAGATCCAGCACAAATCTCCTCTCCCCCCAAGACGAGGGAATACTATATTGCAACTCCTCCGCGGCCGGAAATGACCATTTCTTTAACAGAAGACATTTTTAAG AATCATATGAATCCATCCTCTCCCCCTAAGATGTCCGAATATAAAAAGCTGTTTTGGACGCCGCCACGCCCTGAAATGACATCCTGCATAACAGAGGATGTTTCACAG ACATTCTCTCAGTATTGTGACAATAAAACAAAGCCATCAGACATGGTGTGGGGACACCAAAAAAGCATCTCTTCCGGGTTTGGAAAGGTGAACACAGAGCATAATGACAAAGAAAACAG
- the SKA3 gene encoding spindle and kinetochore-associated protein 3 isoform X3 encodes MAVSVTGNFFSRLRSLAVTLEKETQQLEQVFSNEESDLDYEDESPMRVLHDLRSEIKSLKGDIETTVDIFFTKGQEIAAFLKVCKVLQQRTASDVQQVKDAFQKYGYKPLDIGNSAESENDDQSPHKSDPEDIPPLPALEKPSTSWDLLHPPQLSDFGLSHYQFPSAWGSLANKVPTKTSLEENATNVLKAPTDILPFNVAKTPKCDLRLEDDFPQIENFGVSDYSTNLNDDYTMALINKKMQKKGNVPENAAKEIHSEEICPSRDLKNILATPAHGSRRADTARVNSPLPPVFCTPGLKVHKKESALFVETLPSKEPPVTDHVATPTVPNFETNWPKSNAAAKPMNVTETMLRLDVSHKLYFEDPAPLVLSADKYSEDPAQISSPPKTREYYIATPPRPEMTISLTEDIFKNHMNPSSPPKMSEYKKLFWTPPRPEMTSCITEDVSQTFSQYCDNKTKPSDMVWGHQKSISSGFGKVNTEHNDKENRLF; translated from the exons ATGGCGGTGTCAGTGACTGGAAATTTCTTCAGTAGATTAAGGTCTCTGGCCGTCACCTTGGAGAAGGAGACACAGCAGCTTGAACAAGTGTTCAGTAACGAGGAGAGTG ATCTGGACTATGAGGACGAGTCTCCGATGCGAGTCTTGCACGATCTTCGTTCTGAAATAAAGTCTTTGAAG ggcGATATCGAAACCACTGTTGACATTTTTTTTACGAAAGGTCAAGAAATTGCTGCTTTTCTGAAGGTTTGCAAAGTGTTGCAGCAGAGAACAGCTTCAGATGTTCAACAAGTGAAAGATGCTTTTCAGAAATATGGATATAAACCTCTTGACATTGGCAATTCag CAGAAAGTGAGAACGATGACCAGAGCCCTCATAAGTCTGACCCAGAAGACATACCACCTCTGCCtgcattggagaagccgtcaaCCTCTTGGGATCTGTTGCACCCCCCACAGCTCTCTGACTTTGGTCTGTCTCACTACCAGTTCCCTTCAGCGTGGGGGTCACTGGCTAATAAAGTACCCACAAAAACCTCACTGGAGGAGAATGCCACGAACGTGTTAAAGGCTCCCACCGATATCCTTCCATTCAATGTGGCCAAGACCCCAAAGTGTGACCTGAGGCTGGAAGACGACTTTCCGCAGATAGAGAACTTTGGCGTTAGTGACTATAGTACGAATCTGAATGATGATTATACAATGGCGCTAATCAACAAGAAAATGCAGAAGAAGGGAAA TGTGCCTGAAAATGCTGCTAAAGAAATACATTCTGAAGAAATATGTCCATCAAGAGACTTGAAAAACATACTAGCTACACCAGCACACGGGTCTCGGAGAGCTG ACACGGCCCGTGTAAACTCTCCGCTCCCGCCAGTGTTCTGCACCCCGGGTTTGAAGGTTCACAAGAAAGAGAGTGCTCTGTTTGTGGAAACCCTACCGAGTAAAGAGCCGCCTGTGACGGATCACGTTGCTACTCCAACCGTACCCAACTTTGAAACAAACTGGCCAAAGAGTAATGCTGCg GCAAAGCCAATGAACGTCACAGAAACAATGTTGAGACTGGATGTTTCGCACAAGCTGTACTTTGAGGACCCTGCTCCACTCGTTTTAAGCGCTGATAAATATTCTGAAGATCCAGCACAAATCTCCTCTCCCCCCAAGACGAGGGAATACTATATTGCAACTCCTCCGCGGCCGGAAATGACCATTTCTTTAACAGAAGACATTTTTAAG AATCATATGAATCCATCCTCTCCCCCTAAGATGTCCGAATATAAAAAGCTGTTTTGGACGCCGCCACGCCCTGAAATGACATCCTGCATAACAGAGGATGTTTCACAG ACATTCTCTCAGTATTGTGACAATAAAACAAAGCCATCAGACATGGTGTGGGGACACCAAAAAAGCATCTCTTCCGGGTTTGGAAAGGTGAACACAGAGCATAATGACAAAGAAAACAG